A window of the Pseudoalteromonas sp. A25 genome harbors these coding sequences:
- the fadE gene encoding acyl-CoA dehydrogenase FadE, translating into MTLLFTIALIALLSLASYHRASWNASVGVAAITLLIGTFFGAFGALSWLVFLAIVVPLSLTNIRQQYIVAPLFKAFKKVTPTMSDTEKSAIDAGTTWWEADLFCGNPDWKKLHQYPQSKLTIEEQAFLDGPVEEVCAMLDDWKATHELTDLPEDVWQYLKDNKFFAMIIKKQYGGLEFSAYAQSCVLQKLTSKSTLLSSIVGVPNSLGPGELLQHYGTQEQKDHYLPRLAKGQEIPCFALTSPEAGSDASAIPDFGIVCKGEWEGKETLGIRLTWNKRYITLAPVATVLGLAFKLRDPDGLLGDNKEPGITCALIPTNTPGVKIGRRHFPLNVPFQNGPTQGDDIFVPIDYIIGGPKMAGQGWRMLVECLSVGRVITLPSNSTGGIKSLALASGAYSRIRRQFKLPIGKMEGIEESLAKLGGYAYSTDAAVSMSTGAVDAGEKPSVVSAILKYHLTEQMRTSTMHAMDIHGGKGICLGPNNYLGRGYQGAPIAITVEGANILTRNMIIYGQGAIRCHPFVLAELNAVGMEDKQAALESFDTSLMGHIGFTISNLVRTKWLALTGARFTKVPYNDETAVFYRNASRYSASLALMSDICMAVFGGSLKRKERISARLGDLLSYLYLVSATLKRYNDEGRKKEDLPFVQWSCQEHLYLCQRALADLINNMPSAVLRGMLKVLLFPFGRPVRKPTDKLEHKIAQLLQTPNDSRERLAAHIYLKDEPLNILGKQEQTLRDILEAEPLFDKVCRSKGQKLPFMQLDKVAQMGLEAGILNEDEAAKLSAVEAKRLAVINVDDFDPSELMAGQAAKSQGAKGASAA; encoded by the coding sequence ATGACACTCTTATTTACAATCGCTTTGATAGCACTACTTAGTTTAGCAAGCTATCACAGAGCCAGCTGGAACGCCTCAGTGGGCGTTGCTGCTATTACACTTCTAATTGGCACCTTTTTTGGTGCATTTGGAGCACTTTCATGGCTGGTTTTTCTAGCCATTGTAGTACCGCTATCTTTAACCAATATTCGTCAACAGTATATTGTTGCGCCTTTGTTTAAAGCCTTTAAAAAAGTTACCCCAACCATGTCTGATACCGAAAAGTCAGCAATTGACGCTGGTACAACTTGGTGGGAAGCTGACCTATTTTGTGGTAACCCTGACTGGAAAAAGCTTCATCAGTACCCACAGTCAAAACTGACAATTGAAGAACAAGCATTCTTAGATGGCCCTGTTGAAGAAGTGTGTGCCATGTTAGATGATTGGAAAGCAACCCATGAGCTGACCGACCTACCCGAAGATGTATGGCAGTATTTAAAAGACAATAAGTTCTTTGCCATGATCATTAAAAAACAATATGGCGGTTTAGAATTTTCTGCTTACGCTCAGTCTTGTGTGCTTCAAAAGTTGACAAGTAAATCAACTTTGCTTTCTTCAATTGTCGGCGTACCAAATTCATTAGGCCCAGGTGAATTATTACAGCATTATGGAACGCAGGAACAAAAAGACCACTATCTTCCTCGACTTGCAAAAGGCCAAGAAATTCCATGTTTTGCACTCACCTCACCAGAGGCTGGTTCAGACGCTTCAGCAATACCTGACTTCGGTATTGTTTGTAAAGGCGAATGGGAAGGCAAAGAAACGCTCGGTATACGACTAACTTGGAACAAGCGCTATATTACGCTTGCACCTGTTGCCACAGTACTTGGATTAGCTTTCAAACTTCGAGATCCTGATGGATTACTGGGTGATAATAAAGAGCCAGGCATTACCTGTGCCCTGATCCCGACCAACACACCTGGTGTTAAAATTGGTCGTCGCCACTTCCCATTAAATGTGCCATTTCAAAATGGCCCTACCCAAGGAGACGACATTTTTGTACCTATTGACTACATCATAGGTGGTCCAAAAATGGCGGGGCAAGGTTGGCGTATGCTAGTTGAGTGCTTGTCTGTAGGTCGTGTTATCACGCTACCTTCAAATTCAACCGGTGGTATTAAGTCACTGGCCTTAGCGAGTGGCGCATATAGCCGTATACGTCGTCAGTTCAAGTTACCTATTGGTAAAATGGAAGGCATTGAAGAATCGCTAGCGAAACTCGGCGGTTATGCATATAGCACCGATGCGGCAGTAAGCATGTCCACTGGAGCCGTGGATGCAGGTGAGAAACCATCAGTTGTATCAGCGATTTTAAAATATCACCTTACTGAACAAATGCGTACTTCAACTATGCACGCCATGGATATTCATGGCGGGAAAGGCATATGCTTGGGTCCAAACAACTACCTAGGCCGTGGCTATCAAGGTGCCCCTATCGCTATCACTGTTGAAGGTGCAAATATTCTTACTCGTAACATGATCATTTATGGTCAAGGTGCAATTCGCTGTCATCCATTTGTTCTTGCTGAACTTAATGCGGTCGGCATGGAAGATAAGCAAGCTGCACTGGAAAGTTTTGACACATCATTAATGGGACACATAGGGTTCACGATTTCAAACCTAGTTAGAACCAAATGGCTTGCGCTAACGGGCGCTCGTTTTACAAAAGTGCCTTACAACGATGAAACAGCCGTATTTTATCGAAACGCGAGCCGCTACAGTGCCTCATTAGCGCTCATGTCTGACATTTGTATGGCTGTGTTTGGTGGCTCCTTAAAACGCAAAGAACGGATCTCTGCTCGCTTAGGTGATTTGTTAAGTTATCTATATTTGGTTTCTGCGACACTCAAGCGATATAACGATGAAGGTCGTAAAAAAGAAGATTTACCATTTGTACAATGGAGCTGTCAGGAACACTTATACCTTTGTCAGCGCGCATTGGCAGACTTAATAAACAACATGCCATCTGCAGTACTTAGAGGCATGCTCAAAGTCTTGCTATTCCCGTTTGGCCGCCCTGTTCGCAAACCAACAGATAAGCTTGAGCACAAAATTGCACAATTACTGCAAACACCAAATGACTCTCGTGAGAGGTTAGCTGCACATATTTATCTAAAAGATGAGCCTTTAAACATTTTAGGTAAGCAAGAGCAAACATTGCGAGATATTCTCGAGGCCGAGCCATTGTTTGATAAAGTGTGTCGTAGCAAAGGTCAGAAACTACCATTTATGCAACTAGATAAAGTTGCTCAAATGGGCTTAGAGGCTGGGATCCTAAACGAGGATGAAGCTGCAAAACTCAGCGCAGTTGAAGCAAAGCGTTTGGCTGTGATTAATGTTGATGATTTTGACCCAAGCGAGCTTATGGCAGGTCAAGCTGCTAAATCGCAAGGTGCAAAAGGCGCAAGCGCCGCTTAA
- a CDS encoding DUF6419 family natural product biosynthesis protein, whose translation MISSIIMLSISLFATWMSVHLYTPAIFFNLFCFLISAWYGYHGHLHMALILAFFNVIAVLMSPILVLPDQKTTTLTVLLLLMAMFAGIGVGVHKLKTKVQP comes from the coding sequence ATGATTAGTTCAATTATTATGCTCAGTATTTCACTATTTGCGACTTGGATGTCTGTTCATCTTTATACTCCTGCAATCTTTTTTAATTTGTTTTGTTTCTTAATAAGCGCTTGGTATGGATACCATGGTCACTTACATATGGCACTTATACTTGCATTTTTTAATGTGATAGCAGTGCTAATGAGCCCTATTTTAGTTTTGCCGGATCAGAAAACGACAACTTTAACCGTTTTATTGTTACTTATGGCCATGTTTGCTGGCATTGGGGTGGGGGTTCATAAGTTAAAAACTAAAGTGCAACCATAA
- a CDS encoding 4-phosphoerythronate dehydrogenase — protein MKILADQNMPLVEEFFSDLGEVRRFDGRNLKASSLKDVDVLLIRSVTKVNEELLADANQLKFVGTATIGVDHVDTQLLAQRDVAFTNAPGCNAIAVAEYVISALYAYAQETNTCLQGKSLGIVGVGNIGKCLQEKLAGTGIKLLLCDPLRYEQGELDEHIDIDTVLSQADILSFHVPLIKEGEHKTYHLLDESRLKQLKDDTLIINASRGDVIDNSALLKCLQSGQRFELVLDVWENEPNILTELLPYTRFASVHIAGHSLEGKARGTQMLYDGLCALLGKPANKSLEAFLPVPALTKCRTEKTLTEQDLGRLVHLVYDIRRDDGLMRTNLASYGFDNLRKNYPPRREFSTLKIENMSDYGDMLATLGFNVIENNED, from the coding sequence ATGAAGATCCTTGCAGACCAAAATATGCCTTTAGTAGAAGAGTTTTTTTCTGATTTAGGTGAAGTAAGGCGTTTTGATGGTCGCAATTTAAAGGCATCATCATTAAAAGATGTAGATGTGTTACTTATTCGTTCAGTAACAAAAGTAAACGAGGAACTACTTGCGGATGCTAATCAGCTCAAGTTTGTGGGAACAGCAACGATTGGTGTCGATCATGTTGATACACAACTTTTAGCGCAGCGAGATGTCGCTTTTACAAATGCACCAGGGTGCAATGCCATTGCTGTGGCAGAATATGTGATTAGTGCGCTCTATGCCTATGCACAAGAAACTAACACGTGTTTGCAAGGCAAGTCATTGGGTATTGTTGGTGTTGGAAATATCGGTAAATGTTTGCAAGAAAAACTGGCAGGCACCGGTATCAAATTACTGCTATGCGATCCACTTAGATATGAACAGGGTGAGTTGGATGAGCATATAGATATTGATACGGTACTGAGCCAAGCTGATATATTGAGTTTTCATGTCCCTCTAATTAAAGAGGGAGAGCATAAAACATATCATTTGTTGGATGAAAGTCGCTTAAAACAACTCAAAGATGATACTTTGATTATTAATGCCAGCCGTGGTGATGTGATAGACAACTCTGCTTTACTTAAATGCTTACAAAGCGGTCAGCGTTTTGAGCTAGTGCTTGATGTATGGGAAAATGAGCCAAATATCCTAACAGAGTTATTGCCATACACTCGATTTGCCAGCGTCCACATCGCGGGACATAGTTTGGAAGGAAAAGCACGTGGAACGCAAATGCTGTATGATGGTTTGTGCGCGCTTTTAGGTAAGCCAGCAAATAAATCGTTAGAAGCATTTTTGCCCGTACCTGCACTGACTAAATGCAGAACTGAAAAAACGCTCACTGAGCAAGATTTAGGGCGTTTAGTGCATTTAGTTTATGATATTCGTAGAGACGATGGTCTGATGCGAACCAATTTGGCCAGTTATGGCTTTGATAACTTACGTAAAAATTACCCTCCTAGGCGCGAGTTTAGTACGCTAAAGATAGAAAACATGAGTGATTACGGGGATATGCTTGCTACGTTAGGTTTTAATGTAATTGAAAACAATGAGGATTGA
- a CDS encoding aspartate-semialdehyde dehydrogenase — MSQKFNVAVLGATGLVGRQIIETLEERKFPVDQLFALASSRSAGEEIDFRGEKIEVLDVEQFDFSQAHIGLFSAGGSVSQKYAPIAADAGCVVIDNTSHFRYDFDVPLVVPEVNAASLADFRNRNIIANPNCSTIQMLVALKPIYDAYGIERINVSTYQAVSGAGKEAVDELAKQTANLMNARPVDSQIFTKQIAFNVIPQIDAFQENGYTKEEMKMVWETQKILGDSTVMVNPTAVRVPVFFGHAEAVHLETRMPYDFEHIKQLLSEAPGVELIEDEQDYPTPVSDASGNDTVYVGRLRQDISHPMGLNLWIVSDNTRKGAATNSVQIAEELVANYL; from the coding sequence ATGTCGCAAAAGTTCAATGTGGCGGTATTGGGTGCTACTGGTTTAGTTGGTCGTCAAATTATAGAAACACTCGAAGAAAGAAAGTTTCCAGTAGATCAACTGTTCGCATTGGCCAGTAGTCGAAGTGCTGGTGAAGAAATCGATTTTCGTGGTGAAAAAATTGAAGTACTTGATGTAGAACAATTTGATTTTTCACAAGCACATATCGGCTTGTTCTCTGCCGGTGGCAGTGTGTCGCAAAAGTATGCGCCAATTGCTGCAGACGCTGGATGTGTTGTGATTGATAATACGTCACACTTTAGATACGATTTTGACGTACCACTGGTAGTTCCTGAAGTAAACGCAGCTAGCTTAGCTGATTTTCGCAACAGAAATATAATAGCCAACCCAAATTGTTCTACCATTCAAATGTTAGTGGCTTTGAAGCCAATATATGATGCGTATGGTATTGAGCGTATTAATGTGTCTACATACCAAGCTGTGTCTGGTGCTGGCAAAGAAGCTGTTGACGAATTGGCCAAGCAAACAGCAAACTTGATGAATGCTCGTCCAGTTGATAGTCAAATATTCACCAAGCAAATAGCTTTTAATGTCATTCCTCAAATTGATGCATTTCAAGAAAATGGTTATACCAAAGAAGAAATGAAAATGGTTTGGGAGACCCAAAAAATTCTAGGTGACAGTACCGTGATGGTGAACCCAACAGCTGTTAGGGTTCCTGTGTTTTTTGGTCATGCAGAAGCGGTGCACTTAGAAACGCGTATGCCTTATGATTTTGAGCATATAAAGCAGTTATTGAGTGAAGCGCCAGGTGTAGAATTAATCGAAGATGAACAGGATTATCCAACACCAGTCAGTGATGCAAGTGGTAATGATACGGTTTATGTTGGTCGCCTGCGCCAAGATATTTCTCACCCTATGGGGCTAAACTTATGGATTGTATCAGATAATACTCGTAAAGGCGCTGCCACTAATAGTGTGCAAATTGCAGAAGAGCTGGTTGCTAACTACTTATAA